Within the Dialister hominis genome, the region TAGTCTTCTTCTCAAGGCTTTCATTTTCAGAAATGCCGAATGGCGCCTCAACAATCTTTCTTTTCGGAAGCGGGGATTGAGTTTTGACAGCGGAATAGACATTCCTTGCGTCAAAATGGCTCAGATATTCCTGGTCGATGAATTTCAGTGTCTCATCGATATCCATGTCGCCATAAAGATAAATATAGCTGTTGGATGGATGATAGAATCTGCGATGGAATTCACTGAACTCCCTGAATGATAATGTAGGAATGACTTCAGGATCCCCGCCGGATTCTACTCCGTATGTCGTATCGGGAAACAGTTCCTCCATCGCCTTGTCTTCCATGATTGCTTCCGGAGATGAAAGAGCGCCCTTCATTTCATTATAAACAACGCCATTATAGGTCAACGGCGCATCCACATTATCCAATTCGTAATGCCAGCCTTCCTGCATAAGGATCTGAGGATTTTTAAGGCAGTCCGGATAGAAAACGGCATCCAGATAAACGTCCATAAGGTTATGGAAATCCTTATCATTTCTGCTGGCGATCGGGTACATCGTTTTATCCGGCCAGGTTATAGCATTTAAAAATGTATTTAAAGATCCCTTAGCCAGTTCTACGAATGGTTCCTTAAGAGGAAACTTTCTGGAACCGCAGAGTGTAGAGTGTTCCATGATATGCGGAGTTCCCTTGGAATTATCCGGTGTCGTGCGGAAGCTGATAAAGAAAACCTTATTATCATCGTTATTTGCGAGATAGAGAAGTCTGGCTCCGCTCTTCTCATGCTGCATCAAATATGCATCGGAATCCACTTCCTGTATATGTGATAGATTTGTAACACGGAAGCCGTGTATTATATCTCCATTATTGAATTTCATAGGCCTCTCCTTTAATCAAAAATTTATAAATATCGTATTTAAAAGCAAATCATTGGAATAGATTCATAAATAGAAAAAGCGCAGGGACGAGACCTGTGCTTTTGTCTATTAATGGAACAGTTTATCTGCCTTCTCCTGCCGTGAAGAATTCATCATGAATAGCCTGTACTGCTTTATCGAGATCCTTACGCAAAATAAGGCAGGAAATACTGATTTCTGAAGTACTTACAATATCAATATTGACACCTGCACGGCCCAAAGCGCCAAACATGCGGGCAGCGACACCCGGGCGGCCGAGCATTCCGGCACCAACAACGGATACCTTTGCTGTATCATCATCATAAATCACTTCTTCGACTTTTCCTTCATCTCTCATTGCATCCAAAACTCTCTTTGCATCAGAGAGATCGGCGTCGTCAATTGTGAAAATGATATCCGTTTTATCATCGTTAGAATTTCTGACACTTTGAACAATCATATCTACGGTGATATTGTTTTCAGCCAGTACAGAGAAAATTTTGTAAGCAACTCCTGGAATATTTCTTAATCCAAGAACAGCAATTCTTGCAGCATGAGCGTCTTGTGCTACGCCTCTTACGGTGTCATCTCTGGTTTCCATTGTACATACCTCCCGAATTATGGTGCCTTCTTCATCTGTGAACGTAGACCTTACATGGATCGGAATATGGTACTTCATTCCCAGTTCTACGCTTCTTGGCTGCATGACTCCGGCGCCAAGCCTTGCCATTTCAAGCATCTCAGTATTGGTAATTTCTTTCATTTTTATAGTTCCGGTTACATGTCTCGGATCAGCAGAGTATACACCGTCAACATCTGTGAAAATCTCGCACATATCGGCATGCATGGCTCCGGCGAGCGCAACGGCAGTAGCATCACTTCCGCCTCTGCCTAATGTAGCGATATCACCGTTTGGCATCATTCCCTGGAATCCTGCGACAATCACTATATTGCCGGCTTCCAGTTCCTTAAACACCCTGTCCGGTTTAACGTCGTCAATTGTAGCTTTTCCATAACCGCCGCCTGCAACTATGCCTGCCTGCGGGCCAGTTAAGGAAATAGCTGGAACCCCGAGTTTCTTAAATGTCATTGCCATTAATGCAATTGACACTTGTTCACCTGTAGAGAGAAGCATATCCCGTTCTCTGGCATAGTTCACATCAGAAACCTTTGCTGCCAAATCTAATAAGTCATCCGTGCTGTCACCCATAGCAGAAACAACAATAACGATTTTATCACCAGGTTTCCTATCACGAAGCACACGATTTGCTATATTAAGCATTTTTTCCGGAGTCGCGACTGAACTTCCGCCGAATTTCTTTACATAAAGTGCCATATACATCCCTCATTGAATAAACAAATGTACCTACAACTTACAAAATTTTATCATGCCAGTACAAACATGTAAAGAAGATAACTGATATTGCCCGCCTTCACTGTATCAGCTTAAAATCCGCAACGTTTATATTACGAGCTTTTTATTATTTCATGATTACGAGCTTTTTATTATTTCATGATTACGGATACTTATATTGCAGAAGGATTTAGAATTCAATTCCCTTCCGGGCCCGGATTCCTTTCTGGAACGCATGCTTAACCAAGGTCATTTCCGTAACGGTATCAGCAGCATCTATAAGTTTGGGCTCAGCATACCGTCCTGTAAGGATGACATTCAGACGCTCCGGTTTATTGTTTAATAATTCGAGAACTTCATCTACATTGAGCATTCCGAAATGGATTGCATAATTGATCTCATCCAGAACAATCAAATCCCAATTGCCGCTTTCAAATTCCCGGCGCACCATGTCCCAGCCTTCCTTAGCCAAAGCCTTTTTCTTCTGGAAAGTCTCTTCATCCTCTTCCTGATTATGGAAGACAAATCCATCTCCCATCTGGCGTATTTCAATCCGCTGATCCAGCTTATTTAAAGCCTGGATGGCATTAAGCTCTCCATACTTCCAGCCGCCTTTTATGAACTGGAGAATCAGAACTTTCTGTCCATCTCCCCATGCACGGATAGCAGTTCCCAGAGCGGCTGTCGTTTTCCCCTTGCCGTTCCCTGTATTAATAAGTATAAGGCCCTTGTTTTCCATATATTCTCCTCTAAATTGACTATTATCAATTCTATATATTTTCGTACATGAACCAGCTTTTACAAATGAGTCTTTTTATAAGACAAGCATGATTTTATGAAATGATCGGCTGCCTTAGGGTTTCCCTCGAAAGAAATGTGCAGGTAGCTTGCAAGAACATTATCCTTGCTGTAGCCCTCCAAGTGCGGAGTACTCTGACGCGTTCCCTGAAGTTCATATGCATCCGGGTAATCCTCATCTTTGGTGATCATTGAGAAGTGGAATTCATGTCCTCTCAATTGATCCCCCTTCCTGGCAGCAATGCTGTCTTTAAGGGCAGTGGCAGTCACGTAACCCACACGCTGCAGGTTCTTGCCCATTTTACAAACCCCGGGAATAATGCCTGCTGTATCAAAAGCGTTCCCGTCAAAATCAACAATTTGACGGCATAAGTACATTAAACCGCCGCATTCTGCGTAAATAGGCATCCCCTTTGATGCAGCCTCTCTGATCGACTGCTTCATGCTTTCATTTTCCTGAAGCTTTTCCAAAAACATTTCCGGGAAACCACCGCCAAAAATCAGTCCGTCGACATCAGGAATGCTGCTGTCTTCCAGCGGGCTGAAATCGATGAGCTCGGCTCCCATGCTCTCTAATTTTTCTAAGCTGGATGGATAATAAAACGAAAATGCTGCATCCCTGGCAACGCCGATTTTCACAATTTTATGGTTCTCTTCTGCATTCTTATCATCGTCAATATCAAGATCCGGTGAAGAATTGGCGATAGCAAGAATCTGATCCATATCAATGTATCGGCTGGCAGCCTTTCCGATATCTTCAATCAGCTGGCTCGTTTCAATTTCAGTAACCGGCGTCAGACCGAGGTGCCTTTCCGGTGTCTTAAGATGATCATCCCTATGGAAAGCGCCGACAACCGGCATATTTATTTTTTCCATAACTTCCCTGACCATGGCTTCATGCCTGTCAGATCCAAGTTTGTTCAAAATAACGCCGGCAATATTTGCTGTCTTATCATATTCTCTGAATCCCAATGCTGTGGCCGCAATGCTGTATCCGACTGATTTGCAGTCCAGAACAAGGATGATCGGGGCCTTAAGTCTCTTTGCTATATCGGCAGTAGAACTTACTCCATTAGCCCCTCCATCATACAGGCCCATGACGCCTTCTATAATTGAGATATCAGCCCCGTCTGACAACTTTGTGAAGTTTTCCTGAAGATATTCTTCCGGAACCATCCATGTATCAAGATTATAAGAATCTCGGCCGGCTGCCTTTGAATGGAAGCCTGGATCTATGTAATCCGGTCCTACCTTAAATGGCTGCACCGAAAGTCCTTTTTGACGAAGTGCCGCTAAAAGGCCTACGACAATCGTTGTTTTTCCGACACCGCTGTTGGTGCCGGCAATTACCAGCCTGGGACGGTTAAATGCTGTCATTAGTCCTCATCTCTCTTCGCAATAATTGTACTAAGATAATTAGGTTTATAATCAGCCGGCAGACTGTCCAGGTCTCTCTGGATAATTTCATCAGGAAGTCCTGCGCGGGAAACCATGACAGATCTCTTCATCATATGGTGTTTCCTTAATTCTTCCTGTACATAAGCAAAATTCTTATATACCTTCATAATAACGGCGTTATCTGCGGCAGACAGTGCTGCATCAAACTTTTCCGGCGAAGCTGTAGCCGGAATAATCAATACATTTTCTTCCCATTCCGTTAGAGGCTGGTTGATATAAGAAGCAATTCCTAAAAATGCAGGGATTCCGGGGATTGTTTCAATGGAATATTTATCTGAATCTCTGAATTCGTTAAAAATATACATGTACGTGCTGTAGAGCATCGGATCTCCCAGCGTGAGGAATACTAAATTTTTCCCCTCATCCAGCTTTTGCGCAATAATTTTACGATTTTCTTTCCACTGGGCATTAACCGCTTCCATATCATTGCTCATCTGGAATACCATTGGCAGAATTTCAACATTTTCCGGAATATATTTCCTGGCGATATTATAAGCAACAGACCCATCCTTTTTCTCAGTTTTCGGGGTGATGATAATATCCGCATTCTTAATCGTTTCCACTGCTTTTACTGTAAGCAGTCCCGGATCTCCAGGACCTACACCGATTCCAAATAATTTCCCTGTCTTCATAATAACTCCTCCTAAATATTTTTAATTATAAAAACCCTGTCTTAAATTTTAACGCAAATTGAAGATTATAGGAACTCTGGATCTTGATTGAACCGGAATTCCATTTTGCCTGGCTGGAACAAATCTCCAATTTTGGACAGATTGGACAGCAGCGCTATCCAGCGATGAGTTTCCTGACGACTGCTCAACCCAGGCCGAAGAAACACTTCCGTCCGCTTCTATGATAAATCCGACAACAGTAGTGCCGGAAATCCCGGCAGACCTTGCCGCAGATGGATAAACCGGTTCTTCCCTTGATAAGATTTGAGGCCCTTCTGTAACGCCTCCGCCAGAACCTTCTCCATTGCCATTTCCAATGCCATCACCAGAGCCGGAGCCGGTCCCGCTTCCGTAGCCAGTCCCAGTACCATCGCCAGAGCCTGAACCAGTCCCATTTCCTGAGCCAGATCCCTGGGCACTGCCATCTGCAGCGCCTGATCCGCCTGTGCTGGTATTTATGTTTTGTGAATACTCATTATTATCTTCATAAGATGCCATATCGCTGCTCACTGCTGATGAATCCTTCGATTCCCCTCCCGGTAATTGATTTACATTCACTGTATCTGATTTTGAAACAGACGAGCCATGTCCGGAACCGGAACCTGCGCCTCCCGAAGCACCTGCAGTCGTATCCACGAGATCCACCTCAATAGGACTACTCTCCGGCAGAGAAGCCTTGAAAAAGCTTCCGGCCGCCACCAAAAACGCTATGAGGAATACATGGAAAAGGATTGACTCAAAAACAGCCATGGACCATTTGTGATTTATATTATGCATAAACCGATCCTTTTTTGAATTAATTTGAATCAGTAGCTATGCTGATTCTATGGATTCCCAGTGCTTTCAGCTGATCAAGGACAAAAACGAAATCTCCATGCTGGGAATTCTTGTCCGCTCTAAGTAAAACCTTAACATCATGGTTCCTGCTCATTTCTATTTCCATCCTGTGCTTAAAAGCTGCTTTTGAAACAGGCTCTTTCTCAACAAAAATTGTCCCGTCTTCTGCAATGCTGACAGGAAGTTCCTCTGTCGTTTCAATGACAGCCGTCGAAGCCTGCGGCAGGTTTAGGCCGATGGACCTTTGTGTAACCATGCTGAGCATACTCATCATGAAAAATACCAAGAGGAAAAAGATGATATCTATCATAGGTATAATCATTATCTTGGGCTTTTTTTCATTTTCGAATCGTTCTAATCTCATCCTTACCTCCCTTTCATAAAGGAAAGGTACAATGAATCCAGTGTTTCAATTTGAACGATAAATTCGCTGACCTTTTGGGAAAGATATGTATATGCAAGAAGAGATAATATAGCTACAAACAATCCCGTTCCTGTGCACACCAATGCTTCTGCGACACCACCTGTAATGGCAAAAGGCTGCCCTTGAGCAGTAGAAAGAACATTAAAAGATTCGACCATGCCAATAACGGTTCCAAGAAGACCCATCAATGGAGACAGTGTAACAATGGTATCCAGATAATTCAGATATTTCCTTAATTCGCCGACAGCCCTTGATGAAGCTCCTTCTATCAATTCATTCTGGTCAGCTTTCAGATGTATGCATTTGACTCCGTCCAATATAACCGAAGCCGGAATGCCGCCATCTTTTGCCAAAGCATCTGCCAGTTCATCAAACTTGCCGCCCGGGATATACTCCCGAAGCATTCCCGTGATAAGCTGCGTATCCGATCTGCACTTTTTATAGTAATTGAACCGCTCGATAAAAATAGCAACAACCGCAATGGATGCTATAACCAGCGGATACATCATAAATCCGCCTGCCCTGAAAAGATGCCAAAATTCCATATATTTTCCCTGCCTTTAAATAATATAATTAGATACATATTAACGTTTTATTAAGATTATCATCTTATTGTGCTCAAGTCAATCTTGTATCGGCCTGCATGACCTTCACCAATAAAAACTTTATCATTATAGCAATAAAATAAAGCCGCAGGTTCCATACCCACGGCTTTTATTCCTGACTATTCCAGATCTGAACGTTGAAAATCTTAATACCCGTTTACCTGGCTGACTACACGGAAGTTTCCTACGTCAAATGCTTTGCAGATTACATTGAAAAACGGGCCTGTCAGCATTGTTCTGTAAATTTCCGACTTAGCAATCAGCATAAGATGACTGCCATCGTAGGTAACTCTGATTAAGCCATTATTTATATATTTTTCGAAATCCTTCTCTGCCATTTCTTTTTTCAGCTTTTCAAGAGCTTTTCTTGTTTCGCCTTCCTGATATTCAGGTCTTTCCATGACTGGCAGGAAGCGTACTTCATAAATCTTATCATTATAGCCCTTAGATTCAGCGGAATACCTCTTGCCGTTTTCCATTTCTTCCATTCTAATTCCTCCTCATGATGAACGTATTTACTACCTCAATATTATAGCATTGTACTCCGCTATATTCCAAGGCTGTTAATAATCAGATGAACCCCCGTTCATTGAGACTCACATAGATGCCATCCCCTATGATGACATGATCCAGCAATTCCATTTCCATCAATTCAGCCGCTTCCTTAAAGCGCCTCGTAACGTTGATATCCTCATCCGATGGTTCAGGCGAGCCGGAGGGATGATTATGAAGAATGATTAATCCGTGTGCTTTATACCGGATAGCCCACTTCATTGCTTCCTTGATATCAACAGATACTGCATCCAGGCTTCCCTGCGAAATTACTTTGTATCCCAGTAATTTATTTTTAACATTCAAGAATGAAACGATAAACTTTTCCTGTGTTTCATGACGAAGCTTCTCCATGAAATACCTGGAAACTTTCTGCGGTGAATTAAAATCAATAAGTTCAATCTTCTTGTGACGATACGCCAGCCTCCGCCCGAGTTCTATTGCTGCACATATCGTTACTGCCTTATCTTTTCCAATGCCATTAACTTCAATCAAGTCACGCCAATTAAGATCATCAAAGAAGTCGATGCCGTCCTGCTCTTTCGCTTCCAAGAAGTCTACTACTTCCTGGGCCACTTCCGTCACGGCTCTCCCCCGTGTTCCTGTGCGGATGAGAATTGACACCAAATCGACAAGACTTACATTCGTAGACTCTGCAAAACGTTCTCTTGGCCGGTCCTCCGGACGCATATCCTTGATCTTCATAAAAACACTCCATTTCGCTGCACATGGCCGGTAATGCTTTCTCCATACCTCAGAGCCATAAAAAACCAAATGAACTATTTAAATTCAGGGAACTAGAAAGGAACGCTGTGAACCTTATTATAAAATCTTCTCTTTATAATTTCTTGTATACATACAGTGATGCGAGAATGCTGAGCACTGTAATCAGATTCAGCACAATCTTTATGCCGAAATGAAGCTGCATAATAAACAGATTGAGCGATATATTCTCAATATTTAGAATGGTAAAAGACTGCGTCAGATACGGATACTGAGAAAAATAAGCACCCGCCGTCAGCATATGATTGACCGCTTCGCTCAGCAGAATTCCTGTGAATATACACAGGACCAGTGGCGCCCTTGCGCCAATAACCTTCATTCTTCTATAACTCCTCTCCTAAAATAAATTCAATTAAAAGCTAGTTCCCATTGAAATCTTTCCTTCTACACGGTCTGCCAGGGCCTTCCCTGTTGCATCGTCCGTTCTGTACTGATAGATGACTCTCCAAACAACACCCTGGTAGGTAAAAATATATTCTCTTACACTTAGATCGGTAGTCCTGCTTTTATCAGTTTCAGCAAATGTAAAATTCAAAACATTGGCTTTAGTATCGCCCAGGGAAAACGTTTTATTTTCTACTTTCAAACGGCTGACAGACGGGTTGTTTTGTAAAATAGCCGGTGCTTCCTTCACCAGTTTTTCTTCATTCTCATCACTGGAGACCTGATTGCCGGTAACTAAAATCTGAAGGTGCTCATTATGCCCTTCTGCACTCACTTTTTCTTCACCGCGGCCGACAAGATCTACCTGCTTTCCTTCCGAAATGATTTCAAACGGCGTTGATAATGTAATTGTACTATTTTCACAATGAACCCTGTTCTTGCCAAAAATAAACTCATCATCAAGGCTCTCTTTTCCGCACCCGGCAAGGCTGAGACCTATAGCAGACAATAAAACGACCATCAGGACAGCAGATAATTTTGATTTAAGAAATTTAACCATATTGACTCATCACTTTCCATATATATTTTTACATTTATGCAGATATGCAGATTTATCAGTTATGCCTTAGAACATCCTTGCATTTGATTTTATCCTGACATACTTTTAATATTATAACATATGTAAGCCTGTAAGCCTTGCCAAATGTGTAACTTATAAGATTTTGAAAACCCATATGCACTTGAAATATTCATTCATCTGCTGATTTTACATACCCAGAGCGGCCTGTATTTTGATGAGGAGTCATCATGAAAAAAAATCCTGTAATTGGAATTACGGCTGAATGGAACCCTTTTCATTCAGGCCATGCAGCCATGATTAAAGAAATCAGAAAGAGCTTCCCGGACGCTCGTATAATTTCAGCCATGAGCGGCTCATTTGTACAGCGGGGAGAGCCTGCCATATTTGATAAATGGAGCAGAGCTTCCTGGAGCATCTCTTCAGGCGTAGATGCTGTTTTTGAATATCCAGCACTTTATGTACTGCAAAGCGCCGATTCATTTTCTGAAAACGCCGTTCACCTGCTGCATGATTTAGGATGCACCCATATAGCTTTTTCTACAGAATCGCTGGATAAGAATCAGTTATTTGACATTGCCAGATGGATGCAGACAGAAGATTACACAGCAAGGCTCCATCAGGAATTGAAGAACGGCCTTCCCTACAGCCGCGCCGCTTCTGCTGCAATAAACAGCTTTTCAAATAAGCTTTACCAGGAACTGATAAAGCCCAATAACCTTTTGGGACTGAGATATGTCGAAACGGTCTCCAAGTATTATCCTGATCTGGAAGTTTTCATTACACACCGGGATATGGAACACAATATTTCCGCTTCTGATGCAAGAGCGCAGCTTTTGGAAACAGGAAGCAGCCTTTTACTGCCTCCA harbors:
- a CDS encoding aspartate kinase gives rise to the protein MALYVKKFGGSSVATPEKMLNIANRVLRDRKPGDKIVIVVSAMGDSTDDLLDLAAKVSDVNYARERDMLLSTGEQVSIALMAMTFKKLGVPAISLTGPQAGIVAGGGYGKATIDDVKPDRVFKELEAGNIVIVAGFQGMMPNGDIATLGRGGSDATAVALAGAMHADMCEIFTDVDGVYSADPRHVTGTIKMKEITNTEMLEMARLGAGVMQPRSVELGMKYHIPIHVRSTFTDEEGTIIREVCTMETRDDTVRGVAQDAHAARIAVLGLRNIPGVAYKIFSVLAENNITVDMIVQSVRNSNDDKTDIIFTIDDADLSDAKRVLDAMRDEGKVEEVIYDDDTAKVSVVGAGMLGRPGVAARMFGALGRAGVNIDIVSTSEISISCLILRKDLDKAVQAIHDEFFTAGEGR
- the cobO gene encoding cob(I)yrinic acid a,c-diamide adenosyltransferase, whose translation is MENKGLILINTGNGKGKTTAALGTAIRAWGDGQKVLILQFIKGGWKYGELNAIQALNKLDQRIEIRQMGDGFVFHNQEEDEETFQKKKALAKEGWDMVRREFESGNWDLIVLDEINYAIHFGMLNVDEVLELLNNKPERLNVILTGRYAEPKLIDAADTVTEMTLVKHAFQKGIRARKGIEF
- a CDS encoding cobyrinate a,c-diamide synthase, which translates into the protein MTAFNRPRLVIAGTNSGVGKTTIVVGLLAALRQKGLSVQPFKVGPDYIDPGFHSKAAGRDSYNLDTWMVPEEYLQENFTKLSDGADISIIEGVMGLYDGGANGVSSTADIAKRLKAPIILVLDCKSVGYSIAATALGFREYDKTANIAGVILNKLGSDRHEAMVREVMEKINMPVVGAFHRDDHLKTPERHLGLTPVTEIETSQLIEDIGKAASRYIDMDQILAIANSSPDLDIDDDKNAEENHKIVKIGVARDAAFSFYYPSSLEKLESMGAELIDFSPLEDSSIPDVDGLIFGGGFPEMFLEKLQENESMKQSIREAASKGMPIYAECGGLMYLCRQIVDFDGNAFDTAGIIPGVCKMGKNLQRVGYVTATALKDSIAARKGDQLRGHEFHFSMITKDEDYPDAYELQGTRQSTPHLEGYSKDNVLASYLHISFEGNPKAADHFIKSCLSYKKTHL
- the cobI gene encoding precorrin-2 C(20)-methyltransferase encodes the protein MKTGKLFGIGVGPGDPGLLTVKAVETIKNADIIITPKTEKKDGSVAYNIARKYIPENVEILPMVFQMSNDMEAVNAQWKENRKIIAQKLDEGKNLVFLTLGDPMLYSTYMYIFNEFRDSDKYSIETIPGIPAFLGIASYINQPLTEWEENVLIIPATASPEKFDAALSAADNAVIMKVYKNFAYVQEELRKHHMMKRSVMVSRAGLPDEIIQRDLDSLPADYKPNYLSTIIAKRDED
- a CDS encoding energy transducer TonB, whose amino-acid sequence is MHNINHKWSMAVFESILFHVFLIAFLVAAGSFFKASLPESSPIEVDLVDTTAGASGGAGSGSGHGSSVSKSDTVNVNQLPGGESKDSSAVSSDMASYEDNNEYSQNINTSTGGSGAADGSAQGSGSGNGTGSGSGDGTGTGYGSGTGSGSGDGIGNGNGEGSGGGVTEGPQILSREEPVYPSAARSAGISGTTVVGFIIEADGSVSSAWVEQSSGNSSLDSAAVQSVQNWRFVPARQNGIPVQSRSRVPIIFNLR
- a CDS encoding ExbD/TolR family protein, with product MRLERFENEKKPKIMIIPMIDIIFFLLVFFMMSMLSMVTQRSIGLNLPQASTAVIETTEELPVSIAEDGTIFVEKEPVSKAAFKHRMEIEMSRNHDVKVLLRADKNSQHGDFVFVLDQLKALGIHRISIATDSN
- a CDS encoding MotA/TolQ/ExbB proton channel family protein — translated: MEFWHLFRAGGFMMYPLVIASIAVVAIFIERFNYYKKCRSDTQLITGMLREYIPGGKFDELADALAKDGGIPASVILDGVKCIHLKADQNELIEGASSRAVGELRKYLNYLDTIVTLSPLMGLLGTVIGMVESFNVLSTAQGQPFAITGGVAEALVCTGTGLFVAILSLLAYTYLSQKVSEFIVQIETLDSLYLSFMKGR
- the radC gene encoding RadC family protein — protein: MKIKDMRPEDRPRERFAESTNVSLVDLVSILIRTGTRGRAVTEVAQEVVDFLEAKEQDGIDFFDDLNWRDLIEVNGIGKDKAVTICAAIELGRRLAYRHKKIELIDFNSPQKVSRYFMEKLRHETQEKFIVSFLNVKNKLLGYKVISQGSLDAVSVDIKEAMKWAIRYKAHGLIILHNHPSGSPEPSDEDINVTRRFKEAAELMEMELLDHVIIGDGIYVSLNERGFI
- a CDS encoding DUF4321 domain-containing protein, producing MKVIGARAPLVLCIFTGILLSEAVNHMLTAGAYFSQYPYLTQSFTILNIENISLNLFIMQLHFGIKIVLNLITVLSILASLYVYKKL
- a CDS encoding tRNA(Met) cytidine acetate ligase; this translates as MKKNPVIGITAEWNPFHSGHAAMIKEIRKSFPDARIISAMSGSFVQRGEPAIFDKWSRASWSISSGVDAVFEYPALYVLQSADSFSENAVHLLHDLGCTHIAFSTESLDKNQLFDIARWMQTEDYTARLHQELKNGLPYSRAASAAINSFSNKLYQELIKPNNLLGLRYVETVSKYYPDLEVFITHRDMEHNISASDARAQLLETGSSLLLPPNIQEEAEILMQSGNYTDFNRYEDACLFMSKALGLSDLSDSGLFTEGLENKWKKEAEKTTFPQMLSGIKSKRYLYSKLKRISASLLLSGTKKPSPFVKPDFPRYARLLALRQESSELIHHITIPVITSAAKAMRTLDEKSREALSIDFLATDIQAYCRHSDRYRYSNEDYYHSPEILK